A single Bacillus sp. HMF5848 DNA region contains:
- the guaB gene encoding IMP dehydrogenase, which yields MWETKFAKEGLTFDDVLLVPAHSTVLPRDVNIQVELTTTLKLNIPIISAGMDTVTEAELAIAMARQGGLGIIHKNMSIEQQAEQVDKVKRSESGVITDPFFLTPDQQVFDAEHLMGKYRISGVPIVNSESEQKLVGIITNRDLRFIQDYSIKIEEVMTKDHLVTAPVGTTLEQAEKILQKYKIEKLPLVDENNVLKGLITIKDIEKVIEFPNSAKDAQGRLLCGAAVGIGADTLMRVEKLVQAQTDVIVIDTAHGHSQGVLDMVSKIRNLYPSLNIIAGNVATAEATRALIEAGADIVKVGIGPGSICTTRVVAGVGVPQITAIYDCATEARKYNKAIIADGGIKYSGDISKALAAGGHAVMLGSLLAGVSESPGETEIYQGRRFKVYRGMGSVAAMEKGSKDRYFQEDNKKFVPEGIEGRLPYKGPLADTLYQLIGGLRSSMGYCGADDLQNLRENTQFIRMTGAGLRESHPHDVQITKEAPNYSLQ from the coding sequence ATGTGGGAAACAAAGTTTGCTAAAGAAGGCTTAACGTTTGATGATGTATTGCTAGTACCAGCTCACTCAACTGTGCTACCAAGAGATGTTAATATTCAAGTAGAGTTGACAACGACTTTAAAGCTTAACATCCCTATAATTAGTGCAGGGATGGATACTGTTACGGAAGCAGAATTAGCAATTGCCATGGCCCGACAAGGTGGTCTAGGAATAATACACAAGAACATGTCTATTGAGCAACAAGCAGAGCAAGTAGACAAAGTTAAAAGAAGTGAAAGTGGAGTAATTACAGATCCATTTTTCTTAACTCCTGATCAACAAGTATTTGATGCGGAGCATTTAATGGGTAAGTATCGGATTTCAGGTGTTCCAATTGTTAATAGTGAAAGTGAGCAAAAGCTGGTAGGAATTATTACGAATCGTGACCTTCGTTTTATTCAAGACTACTCAATAAAAATTGAAGAAGTAATGACAAAGGATCATTTAGTAACTGCTCCAGTTGGAACGACTTTAGAGCAGGCAGAAAAGATTCTTCAAAAATATAAAATCGAAAAACTACCTTTAGTGGATGAGAACAATGTCTTAAAAGGGCTAATAACCATAAAAGATATTGAAAAGGTCATTGAGTTCCCCAATTCAGCTAAAGATGCCCAAGGTAGGTTACTTTGTGGAGCTGCAGTAGGAATTGGTGCGGACACATTGATGCGAGTAGAGAAGCTTGTTCAAGCTCAAACCGATGTTATCGTAATCGATACTGCGCATGGACATTCTCAAGGTGTTCTAGATATGGTTAGTAAAATTCGAAATCTATATCCTAGTCTAAACATTATTGCAGGGAACGTTGCTACGGCTGAAGCGACAAGAGCTTTGATTGAAGCAGGAGCCGATATCGTAAAAGTGGGCATTGGACCTGGTTCTATATGTACAACGCGTGTAGTAGCTGGAGTAGGCGTACCACAAATTACGGCTATTTATGATTGTGCTACTGAGGCACGTAAATATAATAAAGCAATCATAGCTGATGGTGGTATAAAATATTCTGGTGATATATCAAAGGCGCTAGCAGCTGGTGGACATGCGGTTATGCTTGGTAGCTTACTTGCAGGTGTATCAGAAAGTCCAGGTGAAACAGAAATATATCAAGGCAGACGCTTTAAAGTATATCGTGGAATGGGTTCTGTAGCGGCTATGGAAAAAGGTAGTAAGGATCGTTATTTCCAAGAAGACAACAAAAAATTCGTTCCAGAAGGTATTGAAGGGCGATTACCTTATAAAGGTCCTCTAGCGGATACGTTATACCAGCTCATAGGTGGCCTTCGATCCAGTATGGGGTATTGTGGTGCTGATGATCTTCAAAATCTGAGAGAGAATACCCAATTCATACGCATGACCGGGGCAGGTTTGCGTGAAAGCCATCCTCATGATGTTCAAATTACTAAAGAAGCACCTAATTATTCGCTACAATAG
- a CDS encoding D-alanyl-D-alanine carboxypeptidase family protein, whose product MIILSVICTFLLIPFHNSVAAEETDFLDINAKAAILIEASTGKILYQKNIDGPLGIASMTKMMTEYLLLEAIDEGRVSWDQMYNVTDLVYRISQNRGLSNVPLRKDGTYSIRELYEAMAIYSANGATIAIAETLAGSESNFVQMMNEKGKELGLEDFKFVNSTGLNNSDLLGQHPAGTGESDENVMSARSVAKLAKAMLDKYPEILETASIPKKVFREGTDDAINMANWNFMLPGLVAGYEGVDGLKTGYTNFAGLCFTSTAERNGIRFITVVLDAQTEKTGTSRYLARFDETAKMLNYAFSNYTVEELFPANYQMEGSEVLPVEKGKADTVEIATNDSIKMVIKAGEKDQYKPVYVIDESLLTEDGELTAPIEEGTTVGYMTIEAEGTEDYGFITEDGASQMKVGLVTTDSVEKANWFVLSMRAIGGFFSDLWSTIAGSIKGLFS is encoded by the coding sequence ATGATTATTCTGAGCGTGATCTGTACGTTCCTTCTTATACCATTTCATAATAGTGTGGCTGCGGAGGAAACAGATTTTCTTGATATAAACGCTAAGGCTGCTATATTAATTGAAGCTAGTACAGGAAAGATATTATATCAAAAAAATATAGATGGACCGCTAGGCATTGCAAGTATGACAAAAATGATGACGGAATATTTATTGCTTGAAGCGATTGACGAAGGTCGCGTTTCTTGGGATCAAATGTATAATGTAACAGATCTTGTGTATAGAATTTCTCAAAATCGTGGTTTATCAAATGTTCCATTGCGTAAAGATGGCACATACTCTATTAGAGAATTATACGAAGCAATGGCAATCTATTCTGCTAATGGAGCAACCATTGCTATTGCTGAAACATTAGCTGGCTCTGAGTCAAACTTTGTTCAGATGATGAACGAAAAAGGAAAAGAATTAGGCTTAGAAGATTTTAAATTCGTGAACTCTACAGGACTTAACAATAGTGATTTACTTGGTCAACATCCAGCTGGAACTGGTGAATCAGATGAAAATGTAATGTCTGCTAGATCAGTTGCAAAGCTCGCAAAAGCTATGCTGGACAAATACCCAGAAATTCTTGAAACAGCTAGTATCCCTAAAAAAGTTTTCCGTGAGGGAACAGACGATGCGATAAATATGGCTAACTGGAACTTTATGTTACCAGGTCTTGTTGCAGGATATGAAGGGGTAGATGGATTAAAAACAGGCTATACAAATTTCGCAGGTCTATGTTTTACATCAACAGCCGAGAGAAATGGTATTCGATTTATTACTGTTGTGTTAGATGCTCAAACTGAAAAGACCGGAACGAGTCGGTACCTAGCACGTTTTGATGAAACAGCCAAAATGTTAAACTACGCATTTAGTAATTATACTGTTGAAGAGCTATTTCCAGCTAATTATCAAATGGAAGGATCAGAAGTATTACCTGTAGAAAAAGGTAAGGCTGATACAGTTGAAATTGCAACTAACGATTCTATAAAAATGGTTATAAAAGCAGGGGAAAAAGACCAATACAAACCTGTCTATGTAATTGACGAAAGCCTTCTTACTGAAGATGGTGAATTAACGGCACCAATTGAGGAAGGTACGACAGTAGGATATATGACTATTGAAGCAGAAGGAACAGAGGATTATGGCTTTATCACCGAGGATGGTGCATCTCAGATGAAGGTCGGGCTTGTAACGACAGACTCTGTTGAAAAAGCAAATTGGTTCGTATTATCAATGCGAGCTATTGGTGGATTTTTCTCTGACTTATGGTCAACAATTGCAGGTTCGATAAAAGGATTATTCTCTTAA
- the pdxS gene encoding pyridoxal 5'-phosphate synthase lyase subunit PdxS — MAVTGTDRVKRGMAEMQKGGVIMDVINAEQAKIAEEAGAVAVMALERVPADIRAAGGVSRMADPTITEEVVNAVSIPVMAKCRIGHIVEARVLETLGIDYIDESEVLTPADEEFHIDKRSFTVPFVCGCRDLGEALRRIGEGASMLRTKGEPGTGNIVEAVRHMRKVNAQVRKVVSMSEDELMAEAKLLGAPFELMLQIRELGRLPVVNFAAGGVATPADAALMMQLGADGVFVGSGIFKSDNPAKFARSIVEATTHYQDYELIASLSKGLGNAMKGIDIASILPEHRMQERGW; from the coding sequence ATGGCAGTAACAGGAACAGATCGTGTAAAACGTGGGATGGCTGAAATGCAAAAGGGTGGCGTTATTATGGACGTTATTAACGCTGAGCAAGCTAAGATTGCTGAGGAAGCAGGCGCAGTTGCTGTTATGGCACTTGAACGTGTTCCAGCTGATATTAGAGCTGCTGGTGGTGTATCACGGATGGCTGATCCAACAATCACTGAAGAGGTTGTAAATGCCGTTAGTATTCCGGTTATGGCAAAATGTCGAATTGGACATATTGTAGAAGCACGTGTGTTAGAAACGTTAGGAATCGATTATATCGATGAAAGTGAAGTACTAACACCTGCGGATGAAGAGTTCCATATTGATAAGCGTTCTTTCACAGTCCCTTTTGTATGCGGATGTCGTGATCTTGGTGAAGCTTTGCGTCGTATTGGCGAAGGTGCTTCTATGTTGCGTACGAAAGGTGAGCCTGGTACAGGAAATATTGTTGAGGCAGTTCGCCATATGAGAAAAGTAAATGCTCAAGTTCGCAAAGTAGTGAGTATGAGTGAAGATGAATTAATGGCAGAAGCAAAATTACTAGGTGCGCCATTCGAACTAATGCTTCAAATTAGAGAATTAGGTCGATTACCAGTCGTTAACTTTGCAGCAGGTGGAGTAGCAACACCAGCTGATGCTGCACTTATGATGCAATTAGGAGCAGACGGCGTATTTGTAGGTTCAGGTATCTTTAAATCAGACAACCCAGCTAAGTTTGCTCGCTCTATTGTAGAAGCAACAACACACTATCAAGACTATGAGCTTATTGCTAGCCTATCTAAAGGCTTAGGAAATGCTATGAAAGGTATTGATATTGCATCAATTCTACCAGAGCATCGTATGCAAGAGCGTGGCTGGTAA
- the pdxT gene encoding pyridoxal 5'-phosphate synthase glutaminase subunit PdxT, which produces MIKIGVLALQGAVREHIRSIEACGAEGVAIKRPEQLEEIDGLILPGGESTTMRRLIDKYGFMEPLNEFANSKKPMFGTCAGLILLAKRIVGYDEPHLGVFDVTVERNSFGRQRESFEAELLIHGVADDFVGVFIRAPHIVEASEHVEILAKHNDRIVAARQGHLLGCSFHPELTDDHRLTQYFINMVHEEESA; this is translated from the coding sequence ATGATAAAAATTGGTGTTTTAGCACTACAAGGTGCTGTCCGTGAGCATATACGCTCCATCGAGGCATGTGGTGCAGAAGGCGTAGCAATAAAGCGACCTGAGCAGCTTGAAGAGATTGACGGGTTAATTTTACCTGGTGGTGAAAGTACAACAATGCGTCGTCTCATTGATAAATATGGGTTTATGGAGCCACTAAACGAGTTTGCTAACAGTAAGAAACCTATGTTCGGAACATGTGCAGGATTAATTTTGCTTGCCAAACGTATTGTCGGATATGATGAACCACATCTTGGAGTTTTTGATGTTACAGTTGAGAGAAATTCATTTGGTCGTCAACGTGAGAGCTTTGAAGCTGAGTTATTAATTCATGGAGTAGCAGATGACTTCGTAGGCGTGTTTATTAGAGCACCACATATTGTAGAGGCAAGTGAACATGTAGAGATACTTGCTAAACATAATGATCGAATTGTAGCTGCGAGACAAGGACATTTACTAGGTTGTTCATTCCATCCAGAATTAACAGATGATCACCGTTTGACACAGTACTTCATAAATATGGTACATGAAGAAGAATCTGCATAA
- the serS gene encoding serine--tRNA ligase codes for MLDAKLLRTNFQEIKEKLAHRGEDLTDFDKFEALDEKRRQLIIQVEELKSKRNEVSQQIAVMKREKKDADHLILEMRQVGDKVKTLDEELREVEATLEQLLLSIPNIPHESVPVGETEDDNVEVRQWGNTPGFDFEPKPHWEIAEELGILDFERAGKVTGSRFVFYKGLGARLERALYNFMLDLHVDEHGYEEVLPPFIVNRASMTGTGQLPKFEEDAFKLQEVDYFLIPTAEVPVTNLHRDEILTAEELPKNYVAFSACFRSEAGSAGRDTRGLIRQHQFNKVELVKFVRPEDSYEELEKLTGHAEKVLQLLKLPYRVLSMCTADLGFTAAKKYDLEVWIPSYETYREISSCSNFEGFQARRASIRFRPEPKAKPEHVHTLNGSGLAIGRTVAAILENYQQADGSVVIPEVLVPYMGGKTVITKDK; via the coding sequence ATGTTAGATGCTAAATTACTTAGAACGAATTTTCAAGAGATTAAGGAAAAGCTAGCACATCGTGGGGAAGATTTAACTGATTTTGATAAATTTGAGGCACTAGATGAAAAACGTCGACAACTTATCATTCAAGTTGAGGAGTTAAAAAGTAAGAGGAACGAAGTTTCTCAACAAATTGCTGTCATGAAACGCGAAAAGAAGGATGCCGACCATTTAATATTAGAAATGCGTCAAGTAGGCGATAAAGTTAAGACACTTGATGAAGAACTTCGCGAAGTAGAGGCTACGCTCGAGCAGTTACTATTATCTATTCCAAACATTCCACATGAAAGTGTGCCTGTTGGAGAAACGGAAGATGATAATGTGGAGGTTAGACAGTGGGGAAATACACCAGGCTTTGATTTCGAACCAAAACCACATTGGGAAATTGCTGAAGAATTAGGAATTTTAGATTTTGAACGTGCAGGCAAGGTAACAGGTAGTCGTTTTGTATTTTACAAAGGGTTAGGAGCACGTCTCGAGCGTGCATTATATAATTTCATGCTTGATCTTCATGTAGACGAGCATGGGTATGAAGAAGTATTACCACCGTTTATTGTGAACCGTGCTAGCATGACAGGTACAGGCCAACTGCCGAAATTTGAAGAAGACGCATTTAAGCTACAAGAAGTAGATTACTTCCTAATTCCAACCGCTGAGGTTCCTGTCACGAATCTGCACCGCGATGAAATCCTAACTGCTGAGGAGCTGCCAAAGAATTATGTTGCATTTAGTGCATGCTTCCGCTCAGAGGCTGGTTCAGCGGGACGTGATACTAGAGGGTTGATTCGTCAGCATCAATTTAATAAAGTAGAACTAGTGAAGTTTGTTCGCCCAGAGGATTCATACGAAGAGCTTGAAAAACTAACTGGGCATGCTGAAAAGGTGCTACAGCTTCTAAAATTACCATACCGAGTTTTAAGCATGTGCACAGCGGATTTAGGCTTTACCGCTGCGAAAAAATATGATCTTGAAGTATGGATTCCAAGCTATGAAACTTATCGTGAAATCTCTTCTTGCAGTAACTTTGAGGGCTTCCAAGCAAGACGAGCGAGTATTCGCTTCCGACCAGAACCAAAGGCTAAACCAGAGCATGTTCATACATTAAACGGATCTGGTCTTGCTATCGGCCGAACGGTAGCGGCTATTTTAGAAAATTATCAGCAAGCTGATGGATCTGTAGTAATTCCGGAAGTTCTTGTACCATATATGGGTGGTAAAACAGTTATAACAAAGGATAAATAA
- a CDS encoding undecaprenyldiphospho-muramoylpentapeptide beta-N-acetylglucosaminyltransferase, which produces MKKKTIVFTGGGTAGHVTPNIAIINELNKDTWNIHYIGSKKGIERELIEKVKIPYYEISSGKLRRYLDFENVVDMFRVVKGCLDARRILKKIKPDVVFSKGGFVSVPVIIAAKSLNIPTFIHESDMTPGLANKISQRFATKIFTSFEETKQYFPASKTTVIGSPIRKEILTGDDKKAREFLDFTEAKPIITIMGGSLGARKINEVVRASLPELLYTYQIVHLCGKGNLDESLMSQRGYKQFEYVHGELADILAATDYVITRGGSNAIFEFLALQIPMVIIPLGLNQSRGDQIMNAKSFAEKGYSLTLEEEKLTSNSLTEALSTIKENKDQFKGCMRNSPQRDALQILVTEIESI; this is translated from the coding sequence GTGAAAAAGAAAACAATTGTATTTACAGGTGGCGGAACAGCAGGTCACGTAACCCCCAATATAGCTATTATTAATGAGTTAAACAAAGATACATGGAATATACATTACATAGGGTCCAAAAAAGGTATAGAGCGGGAATTGATTGAAAAAGTTAAAATTCCGTATTATGAAATAAGTAGCGGAAAGCTCAGAAGGTATTTAGACTTTGAAAATGTAGTTGATATGTTTCGCGTAGTAAAGGGCTGTTTAGACGCTAGAAGGATTCTTAAAAAAATAAAGCCTGATGTGGTCTTCTCAAAAGGAGGATTTGTCTCAGTCCCAGTTATCATTGCTGCGAAATCATTAAATATCCCTACATTTATCCATGAAAGTGATATGACACCAGGGTTAGCGAATAAAATATCGCAACGATTTGCTACAAAGATTTTCACATCTTTTGAAGAAACAAAACAATACTTCCCAGCTAGTAAAACAACCGTTATCGGATCTCCTATAAGGAAAGAGATATTAACTGGAGATGATAAGAAGGCACGGGAATTTTTAGATTTTACAGAAGCAAAGCCGATTATTACAATCATGGGTGGCAGCCTTGGTGCAAGAAAAATAAATGAAGTAGTGAGAGCATCTTTACCTGAACTCTTATATACATATCAAATTGTTCACCTATGTGGAAAAGGGAACTTAGATGAGAGTTTAATGTCACAGCGAGGATATAAGCAGTTTGAATATGTGCATGGTGAGTTAGCTGATATTTTAGCAGCAACTGACTATGTAATTACGAGAGGTGGCTCAAATGCAATATTTGAGTTTTTAGCGCTCCAAATACCAATGGTAATTATTCCGCTAGGCTTAAATCAAAGTAGAGGCGACCAAATTATGAATGCTAAGTCTTTTGCGGAAAAAGGATATTCACTAACGTTAGAAGAGGAAAAACTTACTTCAAATTCATTGACCGAAGCTTTATCAACTATTAAAGAAAATAAAGATCAGTTTAAAGGCTGTATGCGAAATTCACCACAAAGGGATGCACTACAAATACTTGTGACTGAAATAGAATCGATATAA
- a CDS encoding glycoside hydrolase family 5 protein: MSRKLKKFSLVMFGSVLGLVIALMLLIYVSPNGKITFPIKHKPVFSSENIEQYPTALKTINNRIVDEDGQPFQMKGLMAQDPAVLKNRNLFSKKLYEDIRETGANTIRVPVHPDRWVDDEDYLWRYLDKIVAWAGELGMYVIIDWHYIGNIQSGVGAQLPDIDEHPLDLTIQFWEQVAPYFKDVPHVIFEIYNEPADINEQTWQKHANDIVQIVRKAGADQLIIVGGIDYSFDITWALDNPIDSKNIAYTSHVYPSRSRLLWDVYIREVAETYPVLVTEWGFMNVSRNETKQTYLIGSTEEFGAPFLDFMNEHNIGWVACWYDDTWEPPMFEKNFKATNEFGEFILSTLKE, encoded by the coding sequence ATGTCACGTAAATTAAAAAAATTTTCACTCGTAATGTTCGGCAGTGTTCTTGGACTGGTTATAGCTCTCATGTTACTTATATATGTATCACCGAATGGAAAGATAACGTTCCCTATAAAACATAAACCTGTTTTTAGCTCAGAGAATATAGAGCAGTATCCTACTGCACTTAAAACTATTAATAATAGAATTGTTGATGAAGATGGTCAACCATTTCAAATGAAAGGTTTAATGGCCCAGGATCCTGCCGTTTTAAAAAATAGAAATCTCTTTTCTAAGAAACTGTATGAGGACATAAGAGAAACAGGTGCTAATACTATTCGTGTTCCTGTTCATCCAGACCGTTGGGTCGATGATGAAGATTATTTATGGCGCTATCTTGATAAGATTGTAGCATGGGCAGGAGAATTAGGGATGTATGTTATTATCGATTGGCATTACATCGGGAATATACAATCAGGAGTAGGTGCTCAATTACCTGATATTGATGAGCATCCGTTAGATTTAACGATACAATTTTGGGAGCAGGTAGCTCCGTATTTTAAAGATGTACCACATGTAATATTTGAAATTTATAATGAACCTGCTGATATTAATGAGCAAACATGGCAGAAGCATGCTAATGATATAGTTCAAATCGTTAGAAAAGCTGGCGCGGACCAACTCATTATTGTTGGTGGCATTGATTATTCATTTGATATTACGTGGGCACTCGATAATCCTATAGACAGTAAGAATATTGCGTACACTTCTCATGTTTACCCCTCCCGTTCAAGGTTATTATGGGACGTATATATACGCGAAGTGGCTGAAACATATCCCGTTCTTGTAACAGAGTGGGGTTTTATGAATGTGAGTCGTAATGAGACGAAACAAACATATTTAATTGGATCTACGGAGGAGTTTGGAGCACCATTTTTGGACTTTATGAATGAACATAATATAGGGTGGGTTGCATGCTGGTACGATGATACATGGGAACCTCCAATGTTTGAGAAAAACTTCAAGGCGACAAATGAATTTGGTGAATTTATTTTAAGTACACTAAAGGAATGA
- a CDS encoding deoxynucleoside kinase, producing MKFVHNIPKNAIITLAGTVGVGKSTLTTRLSEAIDFKPAYESVQNNPYLEDYYKDFKRWAFHLQVYFLAERFKQQKEMVASGGGYVQDRSIFEDYQIFGKLQYESGNMSDRDFLAYSSMFEAMTMDPYFPKPDLLIYVNGSFDSIINRMQQRGRPMELETPVSYWENLYQRYQTWINNFQLCPVLQLDIDSYDCEDHESLQEIVTSISTMLQKHTRIQRAR from the coding sequence ATGAAATTTGTTCATAACATACCAAAAAACGCTATTATAACATTGGCTGGAACAGTGGGAGTTGGAAAATCTACATTAACAACTCGTTTGTCTGAAGCAATTGACTTTAAACCAGCTTATGAAAGTGTACAAAACAATCCATATTTAGAAGATTACTATAAAGATTTTAAACGCTGGGCTTTTCATCTCCAAGTGTATTTCCTCGCAGAACGTTTTAAACAACAAAAAGAAATGGTAGCCTCTGGTGGTGGCTACGTACAAGACCGTAGTATCTTTGAGGACTATCAAATATTCGGTAAGCTACAATATGAGTCAGGTAACATGTCAGATAGAGACTTTCTTGCTTATTCCTCTATGTTTGAGGCAATGACAATGGACCCATATTTTCCGAAACCAGATCTTCTCATATATGTAAATGGATCTTTTGATAGCATTATAAATCGAATGCAGCAAAGAGGACGCCCTATGGAACTTGAAACTCCTGTATCGTACTGGGAGAATCTATATCAGCGTTATCAAACATGGATAAACAACTTCCAGCTTTGTCCTGTCCTACAGCTTGATATTGATTCATATGACTGTGAAGACCATGAATCTCTTCAAGAAATCGTCACTAGCATCTCAACCATGCTACAAAAACACACACGCATTCAAAGAGCTCGATAA
- a CDS encoding glycoside hydrolase family 18 protein — protein sequence MQIHVIEPGQSLFTIAQAYNTTVEQIVQANELESPEQLVVGQALVIPIVGQFYFVKPGDSLFSIASQFGISYQQLAQVNRINPNQPLSPGMRLYIPPTPKREAEFIAYIEPRGETVAPVLEQSARTRAPYLTYLAPFSFQIQRDGSLKEPLLNNFPQITKDNNVTLMMVITNIENDQFSDELGRIVLNDEKVQQNLFDNIVRLAEKYGFRDIHFDMEYLRPEDREKYNAFLRKAKETFGAKGWLLSTALAPKTSATQKGPWYEAHDYKAHGEIVDFVVIMTYEWGYSGGPAQPVSPIGPVREVLEYALTEMPGSKIMMGQNLYGYDWTLPFVPGGKYARAISPQQAIRIAYDNNVPIRYDKKAEAPTFTYTDQEGKKHEVWFEDARSIQAKFDLVKELGLRGVSYWKLGLSFPQNWLLIQDNFNVNKI from the coding sequence GTGCAAATTCATGTTATCGAGCCAGGTCAATCATTATTTACCATTGCACAAGCTTACAATACAACTGTCGAACAAATCGTGCAAGCGAACGAGTTAGAAAGTCCAGAACAGCTCGTTGTTGGGCAGGCACTTGTTATACCTATTGTAGGACAGTTTTATTTTGTTAAACCAGGAGATAGTTTATTTTCTATTGCAAGCCAATTTGGAATTTCGTATCAACAGCTTGCCCAAGTAAATCGAATCAATCCTAATCAACCATTAAGTCCAGGTATGCGTTTATATATCCCGCCAACTCCGAAGCGAGAGGCCGAGTTTATTGCTTATATTGAGCCTCGCGGCGAGACGGTTGCACCGGTTCTCGAACAAAGTGCTCGTACCCGTGCACCATATTTAACATACTTAGCACCGTTTAGTTTTCAAATCCAAAGAGACGGTTCATTAAAGGAACCACTATTAAACAACTTCCCACAGATCACTAAAGATAATAATGTCACATTAATGATGGTTATCACAAATATTGAAAATGACCAATTTAGTGATGAGCTTGGACGAATTGTATTAAATGATGAAAAAGTTCAACAAAACCTATTTGATAATATTGTAAGACTTGCTGAAAAATATGGATTTCGCGATATTCATTTTGATATGGAATACTTACGACCAGAAGATCGTGAGAAGTACAATGCATTTTTAAGAAAAGCTAAAGAAACATTTGGGGCAAAGGGATGGTTATTATCGACGGCTTTAGCCCCTAAAACCTCGGCTACACAAAAAGGCCCTTGGTATGAAGCGCATGATTACAAGGCGCACGGAGAAATAGTTGATTTTGTCGTAATTATGACATATGAGTGGGGATATAGTGGGGGACCAGCTCAACCTGTTTCTCCAATTGGGCCAGTACGAGAAGTTTTAGAGTATGCTTTAACAGAAATGCCTGGATCAAAAATAATGATGGGGCAAAACTTATATGGCTATGATTGGACACTTCCTTTTGTTCCAGGTGGAAAATATGCACGCGCCATAAGCCCGCAGCAAGCAATACGCATTGCATACGATAATAACGTACCTATTCGCTATGATAAAAAAGCTGAAGCACCTACCTTTACCTATACAGACCAAGAAGGAAAAAAACATGAGGTTTGGTTCGAAGATGCGAGAAGTATTCAAGCAAAATTCGACCTCGTAAAGGAGTTAGGTCTCAGAGGAGTAAGCTACTGGAAACTTGGACTTTCTTTCCCACAAAACTGGTTGCTTATTCAAGATAACTTTAATGTGAATAAGATATAA
- the tadA gene encoding tRNA adenosine(34) deaminase TadA, giving the protein MNDIYYMNEAINEAKKAGEKGEVPIGAVIVLNGEVIARAHNLRETTQQATAHAEVLAIEQACDKTGYWRLDGASLYVTLEPCPMCAGAIIMSRVERVIYGATDPKAGCAGTFMNLLCDERFNHQAEVLSGICEEQCSQLLKDFFKELRLKKKANKPNN; this is encoded by the coding sequence ATGAATGATATATATTATATGAATGAAGCCATAAACGAAGCTAAAAAGGCTGGGGAAAAAGGAGAAGTACCCATAGGAGCTGTTATAGTCCTGAATGGAGAGGTTATTGCACGTGCACATAACTTACGTGAAACGACACAACAGGCGACTGCCCATGCAGAAGTACTCGCAATAGAGCAAGCTTGTGACAAAACAGGGTATTGGCGTTTGGATGGAGCAAGCTTATATGTAACACTTGAACCATGTCCTATGTGTGCAGGAGCTATTATTATGTCGAGGGTAGAGCGTGTTATATACGGAGCAACAGATCCTAAAGCAGGCTGTGCTGGGACATTTATGAATTTATTATGTGATGAAAGGTTTAATCATCAGGCTGAAGTATTAAGTGGCATTTGTGAAGAACAATGTTCGCAGCTTTTAAAGGATTTTTTTAAAGAATTACGTTTGAAAAAGAAGGCAAACAAACCTAATAATTAG